One stretch of Arthrobacter polaris DNA includes these proteins:
- a CDS encoding N-acetylglucosamine-6-phosphate deacetylase, whose translation MTDPIPAPVSTKYLIQGDVVTDHGTVEGGLLAIDGERIVYAGRADHFDESGFGTEDMPAANIISLPAGQRLIPGLIDVHNHGGNGGDFPSGDEASARVAVDFLHRAGTTTLLASMVTASPEDLIKGIGIYANMTDEGLIAGIHLEGPFLSHARCGAQNPAFLLEPDMELTSSLIEAGRGTITTMTYAPELPGADDLVDLLTNHGIIPSLGHTDCDTVTAAQSLDQAREGLESTGFGGLSRRPTVTHLFNGMPPMHHRSPGPVAACLRVACAGNAAVELVADNTHLDPETVKTVFELVGAANILLVTDSMAAAGLADGQYMLGPSPVTVTNGVATLDATGSIAGGTATLLDVLRRTTAAGVKFTDALKSATSVPAAVLDLTDEVGALRRGLRADVLIVDAELNLQRVMRAGQWLS comes from the coding sequence ATGACTGATCCGATTCCAGCGCCCGTGTCCACAAAATACTTGATCCAAGGCGACGTGGTCACTGACCATGGCACAGTTGAAGGCGGCTTACTGGCCATTGACGGTGAGCGAATCGTATACGCCGGACGTGCCGACCACTTTGATGAGAGCGGTTTTGGCACCGAAGACATGCCCGCAGCGAACATCATTTCGCTGCCTGCTGGCCAACGGCTGATCCCCGGACTGATCGACGTCCACAACCACGGCGGCAATGGTGGGGATTTCCCTAGCGGCGATGAGGCTTCGGCGCGCGTTGCTGTTGATTTTCTGCACCGGGCAGGTACCACCACCTTGCTTGCCAGCATGGTGACAGCTTCNCCNGAAGACCTCATCAAGGGTATCGGTATCTATGCCAACATGACCGATGAAGGCTTGATTGCCGGTATTCACTTGGAAGGCCCGTTCCTCTCGCATGCGCGGTGTGGGGCGCAGAACCCCGCTTTCTTGCTCGAGCCAGATATGGAACTCACCTCCTCGCTCATTGAGGCCGGCCGCGGCACCATTACCACCATGACGTACGCTCCCGAGCTGCCGGGTGCAGATGACCTTGTGGATCTGCTGACCAACCATGGAATTATTCCTTCCCTCGGCCACACCGACTGCGATACGGTAACCGCTGCCCAGTCATTGGATCAAGCCCGTGAAGGCTTGGAGTCCACCGGGTTTGGCGGCCTCTCCAGGCGGCCTACTGTCACTCACCTGTTCAACGGCATGCCGCCCATGCACCACCGTTCGCCAGGTCCTGTGGCCGCATGCCTGCGCGTTGCCTGCGCCGGAAACGCCGCCGTGGAACTTGTTGCTGATAACACCCACCTTGACCCAGAAACTGTCAAGACCGTCTTTGAACTCGTGGGTGCAGCAAACATCTTGTTGGTCACAGACTCGATGGCCGCGGCAGGCCTTGCCGATGGCCAGTACATGCTTGGCCCGTCNCCCGTGACTGTCACGAACGGCGTTGCCACCCTTGATGCAACCGGATCCATTGCAGGTGGCACGGCCACGTTGCTTGATGTTCTCCGGCGCACCACCGCAGCTGGTGTGAAGTTCACGGATGCCTTGAAGTCAGCCACCTCAGTTCCGGCAGCGGTCCTGGACCTCACGGATGAGGTGGGTGCCCTGCGCCGGGGACTGCGTGCCGACGTGCTGATAGTTGACGCTGAGCTAAACCTGCAACGGGTAATGCGCGCTGGGCAGTGGCTGAGCTAA
- a CDS encoding cold-shock protein has product MAQGTVKWFNAXKGFGFITPDSGEGDVFVHYSEIQSGGFKSLDENARVDFEIGQGTKGPQATGVTTL; this is encoded by the coding sequence ATGGCACAGGGAACCGTCAAGTGGTTCAACGCTGANAAGGGCTTCGGCTTCATCACCCCAGACAGCGGCGAGGGAGATGTCTTTGTCCACTACTCGGAAATCCAAAGCGGTGGCTTCAAATCCTTGGATGAAAATGCCCGCGTCGATTTTGAGATTGGCCAAGGCACCAAAGGNCCCCAGGCTACCGGTGTAACAACGCTCTAA
- a CDS encoding bifunctional lysylphosphatidylglycerol flippase/synthetase MprF, which translates to MPVTPRPVENPSTTASGLRWVAGWVRRTPLSTALMVAMVLAHIASGAFLSRLPGTVAGNWGYQSTDLLSGHWWNIFSTIFISSNTASLLLGLGVVAVVLGLAESTLGTLRTAALFSATQVIAVVLYTALLGLGSIVEIDWPAGMHQATLLGPFAASAGSLMAASQGISLLWRRRVRVLVLALSLMLAVYVGHAQHVFILLASVTGLFLGLLLVKPLGHRITKRSTSQEVRTILAMVVAVFAVGPVAAAVAHVAVGXLAVMRNWITNQDPTLSQWKGSCRVLDAACHGMMENLGLLGPGSHLXALMPMVLLLVCAEGLRRGNRLALWAAVYLHVVIGLVSAIYFQVXAGLGLSLGRGHRTLSINESVWELLPVVLVPVLIATALVIGRRHFRVDPDPALRRRSLIFLLLLLLAVVILYMIAWLAEDNLDNPLGLVALVAGIPRIVLPYPFPFSYAASVYPHGFFAEILFSFGXPILWLLGAVSILALFLSRRLRSGADDAQKAQMLVRRXGDSXSWMTLWPNNQYWFNTAGTVXVAYQPHSGXAVTVGGPVGESTDYESAMDEFLDFCADQSLTACFYSVTDTPATLLXKRGFRRIQVAAETLLDVRTMDFKGKDWQNIRTALNKAVKLGXTAQWCSYAELTTSQRTQVHEISEDWVSXQALPELGFTLGGLEELKNENVQLCLAIDGSGRIHAVTSWLPVFAQGEVLSWTLDFMRRNSGAFNGVMEYLIAQAVYHFASTVEYISLSGSPLADTGEHDRSAEDNTLRRILALLARTLEPVYGFSSLANFKQRFKPRHRSLYLMYQDPLALPAIGRAVXEAYMPNMSVRSLARLLRKP; encoded by the coding sequence GTGCCAGTAACGCCACGCCCAGTTGAAAACCCCAGCACAACAGCTTCGGGGCTGCGTTGGGTAGCAGGCTGGGTGCGGCGCACGCCCCTGAGCACGGCCTTGATGGTTGCTATGGTCTTGGCGCACATCGCATCGGGTGCTTTCCTGAGCCGTCTTCCGGGGACTGTGGCAGGAAACTGGGGTTACCAGTCAACAGACTTGCTCAGCGGCCACTGGTGGAATATTTTCAGCACCATTTTCATCAGCTCCAACACGGCTTCGTTGTTGCTGGGTCTTGGCGTGGTCGCGGTGGTGTTAGGGCTTGCCGAGTCCACCTTAGGTACCCTGCGCACAGCCGCACTCTTTAGCGCAACGCAAGTTATCGCCGTCGTACTTTATACAGCCCTTCTGGGACTCGGAAGCATAGTTGAGATCGATTGGCCAGCAGGGATGCACCAAGCAACGTTGCTGGGCCCGTTTGCAGCCTCCGCAGGAAGCTTGATGGCTGCCAGCCAAGGCATCAGCCTCTTGTGGCGCCGTCGTGTGCGGGTTCTGGTGCTGGCGTTGTCACTGATGCTGGCCGTGTATGTTGGGCATGCCCAACACGTGTTCATTCTTCTTGCGTCGGTGACCGGATTATTCTTGGGTTTGCTGTTGGTCAAACCATTGGGTCACAGAATCACTAAACGCTCCACAAGCCAGGAAGTTAGGACCATCTTGGCCATGGTGGTGGCAGTATTTGCCGTGGGCCCGGTAGCGGCTGCCGTGGCGCATGTGGCGGTAGGCNCCCTTGCGGTGATGCGCAACTGGATCACCAACCAAGACCCCACGTTGTCGCAGTGGAAAGGCAGCTGCCGTGTCTTAGACGCGGCATGCCACGGGATGATGGAAAATCTGGGCCTGCTGGGCCCAGGTAGCCATCTTNTAGCCCTGATGCCTATGGTGCTGCTGCTGGTTTGCGCCGAAGGGTTGCGCCGTGGCAACCGTTTGGCGCTGTGGGCTGCGGTGTACTTGCACGTTGTTATTGGACTGGTATCGGCTATATATTTTCAGGTTNTTGCCGGGCTCGGCTTATCTCTAGGGCGTGGGCATCGGACCTTGAGCATCAACGAATCGGTATGGGAATTACTGCCGGTGGTGCTTGTCCCGGTCCTGATAGCCACCGCGTTGGTGATTGGACGGCGGCATTTCCGTGTTGACCCTGACCCCGCACTGCGCAGGCGTTCATTGATTTTCTTGCTTCTACTACTGCTGGCCGTGGTGATTCTGTACATGATTGCCTGGCTGGCTGAAGATAATCTAGATAACCCTCTGGGACTTGTGGCATTGGTGGCGGGCATTCCCCGGATAGTGCTGCCTTATCCCTTCCCGTTTAGCTACGCAGCGAGTGTTTATCCACACGGCTTCTTCGCTGAAATCCTTTTCAGCTTTGGGNGACCAATACTGTGGTTGCTTGGCGCTGTGAGCATCTTGGCACTGTTCCTGAGCCGTCGCCTGCGTAGCGGTGCTGATGATGCACAAAAGGCCCAAATGCTGGTGCGCAGGNGTGGGGATTCCNTCTCGTGGATGACGTTGTGGCCCAACAACCAATACTGGTTCAACACAGCAGGGACAGTGNGGGTGGCCTACCAGCCCCACAGCGGGNTTGCTGTCACCGTTGGCGGGCCCGTGGGAGAATCAACGGATTATGAGAGTGCCATGGATGAGTTCCTGGACTTTTGTGCCGATCAGTCTCTCACCGCGTGCTTTTATTCAGTGACGGACACACCCGCTACCCTATTGNAAAAGCGCGGATTCCGGCGGATTCAGGTGGCTGCTGAAACACTCCTTGATGTGCGGACCATGGACTTCAAGGGCAAGGACTGGCAAAACATCCGCACTGCCTTGAACAAGGCGGTAAAACTAGGGNTCACGGCTCAGTGGTGCAGCTATGCAGAGCTCACCACCAGCCAACGCACCCAGGTCCATGAGATCTCTGAGGACTGGGTCTCGNGGCAGGCCCTACCAGAGCTGGGATTCACCTTAGGTGGCCTTGAAGAGCTTAAGAACGAGAACGTTCAGCTGTGTCTTGCCATTGATGGTTCTGGACGGATCCATGCAGTGACCAGCTGGCTTCCGGTGTTTGCCCAGGGCGAGGTTCTTAGCTGGACTCTTGACTTTATGCGGCGCAATTCAGGAGCATTCAACGGCGTCATGGAATATCTCATTGCCCAAGCTGTTTATCATTTCGCTTCCACGGTGGAATATATTTCCCTCTCGGGCTCGCCTCTGGCTGACACCGGTGAACACGATCGCAGCGCAGAAGACAACACGTTGCGACGGATTTTGGCACTATTAGCCCGCACCCTGGAACCCGTCTACGGCTTTTCCTCGCTGGCAAACTTCAAACAGCGGTTTAAGCCCCGGCACAGATCTTTATATTTGATGTACCAGGATCCACTGGCGCTACCTGCCATTGGACGAGCAGTGNGGGAGGCCTACATGCCCAATATGTCAGTGCGGTCCTTAGCCCGGCTGTTGCGCAAGCCGTAA
- a CDS encoding alpha/beta hydrolase family protein, which yields MASAVAAVLVSMVLCWAVIHVFYWWPEDLPAAVVLTVALMLWVLILGGATALAGLRRRRSAGTLPVTDGSATLLLHRPTPSLRRVLAVVATATVLXVAGLQMNAIFGEFPTVGKLFGAQIQLSSAPPPAVQHVLDARFMATAVSQRWSASAPLPASGTVLSVAIAGTESGFKARNAVVYLPXAYSAPNRPVLPVLVLVSGQPGSPESWLRSTSLVRELDSFAAAHGGLAPLVVIPDPNGSEQSNTMCMDSTVAQADTYMSKDVPAWIKEHLDADTNPAHWAVGGFSYGGTCAMQMVTRHPQTYRSFMAISXEREPGLAVDRSITIKRAFHGDTAAXDALLPLTLMAHHNFPEIHGWFASGSGDATYSANVRVLQEAARRAGMRTKSALFPGGHSWAVANEALPEGLAFVXARMGLP from the coding sequence GTGGCATCGGCCGTGGCTGCTGTTCTTGTGAGCATGGTCCTTTGCTGGGCCGTCATCCACGTGTTTTATTGGTGGCCGGAAGACTTGCCCGCAGCTGTTGTCCTCACCGTGGCACTGATGCTCTGGGTCTTGATTCTGGGAGGTGCGACGGCGCTGGCTGGCCTGCGCCGTCGCCGAAGTGCTGGCACCTTGCCCGTCACGGACGGCTCTGCCACCTTGTTGTTACACCGACCTACCCCGTCGCTGCGCCGTGTACTGGCCGTGGTGGCCACGGCCACGGTCCTGNCCGTTGCTGGGCTGCAGATGAATGCCATCTTTGGCGAGTTCCCTACAGTTGGTAAATTGTTCGGTGCACAAATACAGCTATCCTCCGCACCTCCGCCAGCCGTCCAACACGTTCTGGACGCACGATTCATGGCGACCGCAGTCTCCCAACGGTGGAGTGCGTCTGCGCCGCTACCGGCTTCGGGGACGGTTCTCTCCGTCGCCATTGCCGGCACTGAATCGGGTTTCAAGGCCCGTAATGCTGTGGTGTACTTGCCCNCGGCGTACTCTGCGCCAAACCGGCCTGTGCTGCCTGTGCTTGTCCTTGTCAGTGGCCAGCCTGGATCACCTGAATCGTGGCTACGCTCCACCTCGCTGGTCCGTGAGCTTGATTCCTTTGCTGCTGCCCATGGTGGACTGGCTCCGTTGGTGGTGATTCCGGACCCCAACGGGAGCGAACAATCCAACACCATGTGCATGGATTCTACTGTGGCCCAAGCGGATACTTATATGTCCAAGGATGTTCCGGCATGGATCAAAGAGCATCTGGATGCAGATACTAATCCTGCCCATTGGGCTGTGGGTGGATTCTCTTATGGCGGCACGTGCGCTATGCAGATGGTGACCAGACACCCGCAGACCTACCGCTCATTCATGGCGATTTCCNCGGAACGTGAACCCGGCCTTGCTGTGGATCGCTCGATCACTATCAAGCGTGCCTTCCACGGCGACACGGCAGCTNTTGATGCGCTACTGCCATTGACGCTGATGGCGCACCATAATTTTCCAGAGATTCACGGCTGGTTTGCCTCTGGAAGTGGCGATGCCACGTATTCTGCCAATGTGAGAGTCCTTCAAGAAGCCGCCCGCAGAGCCGGCATGAGAACCAAGAGTGCACTCTTCCCTGGTGGCCATTCCTGGGCAGTAGCCAATGAAGCATTACCGGAAGGACTGGCGTTCGTTNTTGCCAGAATGGGTCTGCCGTGA
- a CDS encoding DUF2550 domain-containing protein — translation MNELSMPFIVLAGVFLLVVITLCLFGVRRMMLRRALGTVDASICTANNRWAMXVCRYQESVLEWVRLLSLSPLPAVTMQRSKIVMVGRRQPSESELTRVQPDVVIVVLSYEGQEVLLAMKFGAYAGLSSWLEAGPHTGVGTWR, via the coding sequence ATGAACGAACTGAGCATGCCGTTCATCGTACTGGCAGGAGTATTCCTGCTAGTTGTTATTACACTGTGTCTGTTCGGGGTGCGTCGCATGATGTTGCGGCGTGCCCTGGGCACGGTGGACGCCTCCATTTGTACAGCGAATAATCGCTGGGCAATGNGGGTTTGTCGTTATCAGGAGTCGGTCCTTGAGTGGGTCCGGCTTCTTTCATTAAGCCCCTTGCCAGCTGTGACCATGCAACGGAGCAAGATCGTGATGGTTGGCCGCCGCCAGCCCAGCGAGAGTGAGCTGACCCGTGTTCAGCCCGACGTGGTCATTGTGGTGCTCTCATACGAGGGCCAAGAAGTACTGCTGGCCATGAAGTTTGGTGCTTACGCCGGGTTGTCCTCCTGGCTTGAGGCGGGGCCGCATACGGGCGTGGGTACTTGGCGCTGA
- a CDS encoding F0F1 ATP synthase subunit epsilon has translation MANLEVEIVAADHFVWSGAATLXKXFTSEGEIGILPGHTPLLAVLAPGLLEIAPVDGSRFFVEVDGGFFSVDSNRVVIVADNAQLKDGATSGSGIR, from the coding sequence ATGGCTAACCTCGAAGTTGAAATCGTAGCAGCGGATCACTTTGTGTGGTCCGGTGCAGCGACCCTGNTCAAGNGGTTCACCAGCGAGGGCGAGATCGGCATTTTGCCCGGTCACACCCCGTTGCTCGCGGTTTTGGCGCCGGGCTTGCTGGAGATCGCTCCTGTTGATGGATCCCGCTTCTTTGTTGAAGTGGACGGTGGTTTCTTCTCGGTTGATAGCAACCGGGTTGTGATCGTTGCTGACAATGCGCAGTTGAAAGACGGCGCTACGTCTGGCTCAGGGATTCGCTAG
- the atpD gene encoding F0F1 ATP synthase subunit beta → MTAQLNEQGTAAKAGATGRIARVIGPVVDVEFPADGIPAIYNALTTEITLNGERKTITFETSQHLGDGVIRAISXQATDGLVRGSVVQDLGSPITVPVGDGVKGHIFNVLGEPLDVTEAELDYTERWSIHRKPPAFATLEGSTEMLETGIKSIDLLTXYIKGGKIGLFGGAGVGKTVLIQEMITRVARNFGGTSVFAGVGERTREGNDLWVEMEESGVLKDTALVFGQMDEPPGTRLRVALSALTMAEYFRDVQNQDVLLFIDNIFRFTQAGSEVSTLLGRMPSAVGYQPNLADEMGLLQERITSTKGHSITSMQAVYVPADDYTDPAPAATFAHLDATTELSREIASRGLYPAIDPLTSTSRILDPQYVGQAHYDTAVRVKQILQKNKELQDIIAILGIDELGEEDKIVVARARRIQQFLSQNTYTAKQFTGVEGSTVAIADTIEGFTAICDGDVDHIAEQAFFNIGGMDDVERQWAKIQESTK, encoded by the coding sequence ATGACTGCCCAACTCAACGAGCAGGGAACCGCAGCGAAGGCCGGTGCCACAGGCCGCATTGCGCGTGTTATCGGCCCGGTTGTCGACGTCGAATTCCCGGCTGACGGCATTCCCGCTATTTACAATGCACTGACCACCGAGATCACTCTCAACGGTGAGCGCAAAACCATCACCTTCGAAACCAGCCAGCACCTAGGAGACGGCGTCATTCGCGCTATCTCTNTGCAGGCTACCGACGGACTTGTCCGCGGCAGCGTTGTGCAGGATCTGGGTTCGCCTATCACCGTCCCCGTAGGAGACGGCGTCAAGGGTCACATCTTCAACGTCCTGGGCGAGCCCCTGGACGTCACAGAAGCTGAACTGGATTACACGGAGCGTTGGTCAATCCACCGCAAGCCCCCAGCATTTGCTACTCTCGAGGGCTCCACGGAGATGCTCGAGACCGGCATCAAGTCCATTGACTTGCTGACCNCCTACATCAAGGGTGGAAAGATCGGCCTGTTCGGTGGCGCCGGTGTTGGTAAGACGGTTCTGATCCAGGAAATGATCACCCGTGTGGCCCGTAACTTCGGTGGTACTTCGGTATTCGCCGGTGTTGGCGAGCGAACACGAGAAGGTAACGACCTTTGGGTTGAAATGGAAGAGTCGGGTGTTCTCAAGGACACCGCACTAGTCTTCGGCCAGATGGATGAGCCGCCGGGAACGCGCCTGCGTGTTGCTCTGTCAGCTTTGACCATGGCCGAGTACTTCCGCGATGTGCAGAACCAGGACGTGTTGCTCTTCATTGACAACATCTTCCGTTTCACACAAGCCGGTTCGGAAGTTTCCACCCTGTTGGGCCGTATGCCTTCAGCTGTGGGTTACCAGCCCAACCTGGCCGATGAGATGGGTCTCCTGCAGGAGCGCATCACCTCGACCAAGGGCCACTCGATCACGTCCATGCAGGCCGTTTACGTCCCCGCTGATGACTACACCGACCCGGCCCCGGCCGCGACCTTCGCCCACTTGGATGCGACCACGGAACTTTCCCGTGAAATCGCTTCACGTGGTCTGTACCCGGCCATCGATCCGTTGACCTCCACATCACGTATCCTTGACCCGCAGTACGTTGGCCAGGCGCATTACGACACAGCAGTACGTGTCAAGCAGATCCTGCAGAAGAACAAGGAGCTCCAAGACATCATCGCTATCTTGGGTATCGATGAGCTCGGTGAAGAGGACAAGATCGTCGTGGCCCGTGCCCGCCGTATCCAGCAGTTCCTCTCGCAGAACACCTACACGGCCAAGCAGTTCACCGGCGTCGAAGGCTCTACGGTTGCCATTGCGGACACCATCGAAGGCTTCACAGCTATCTGCGACGGCGACGTGGACCACATTGCCGAGCAGGCGTTCTTCAACATCGGTGGTATGGATGATGTTGAGCGTCAGTGGGCCAAGATCCAGGAATCGACGAAGTAA
- a CDS encoding F0F1 ATP synthase subunit gamma — MGAQIRVYRQKIASTTSMQXIFKAMELIATSRIGKARLRVSASLPYSNAITRAVSAVASQSEVDHPLTTEPDLIRRAAVLVMTSDRGLAGSYSASVLKQAEHLIELLHGEGKDVTTYLVGRKAQAYFDFRGRDYAKVWTGGTDAPEFETARQLREALLVDFATDFEDGGVDEIHVVYTQFKSMVVQEPTVIRLLPLEVVEEEVESSSDLLPLYEFEPQPEDVLDALLPRYIESRIFSALLQAAASELAARQRAMKSAGDNANDLIKKYTRLRNNARQAEVTQELSEIVAGADALNAS; from the coding sequence ATGGGAGCCCAGATCCGGGTCTACCGCCAGAAGATCGCCTCGACCACGTCGATGCAANAGATCTTCAAGGCGATGGAACTGATCGCTACGTCCCGTATTGGAAAGGCACGCTTGCGTGTCTCGGCATCTTTGCCGTACTCCAATGCGATCACCCGTGCCGTTTCTGCCGTTGCGTCCCAGTCCGAGGTCGACCACCCGCTGACAACCGAGCCGGATCTAATCCGCCGGGCCGCAGTATTGGTGATGACTTCCGACCGTGGTCTTGCCGGTTCTTACTCTGCCAGCGTTTTGAAGCAGGCAGAGCACCTTATTGAGTTGCTGCACGGAGAAGGAAAAGACGTCACGACCTACTTGGTCGGCCGCAAGGCGCAGGCGTATTTTGACTTCCGTGGCCGCGATTACGCCAAGGTATGGACCGGTGGCACTGACGCGCCGGAGTTTGAAACTGCACGCCAACTCCGCGAGGCCCTGCTAGTGGACTTCGCAACCGATTTTGAAGACGGCGGCGTGGATGAAATCCATGTTGTTTACACCCAGTTCAAGTCGATGGTTGTCCAGGAGCCGACAGTAATTCGTTTGTTGCCGTTGGAAGTTGTTGAGGAAGAAGTTGAATCCTCATCCGACCTGCTGCCGCTGTACGAGTTCGAACCGCAGCCTGAGGACGTCCTTGACGCCCTGTTGCCGCGGTACATTGAGTCACGCATCTTCTCAGCACTATTGCAGGCGGCAGCTTCCGAGCTCGCGGCACGTCAGCGGGCTATGAAGTCCGCAGGCGACAACGCCAACGATCTGATCAAGAAGTACACGCGTCTTCGTAACAACGCCCGTCAGGCTGAAGTTACGCAGGAGCTCTCCGAGATTGTTGCGGGCGCTGACGCGCTCAACGCGTCTTAG
- the atpA gene encoding F0F1 ATP synthase subunit alpha, with protein sequence MADLTINADDVRNALNEFAASYEPGNAERVEVGRVTTASDGIAKVEGLPSVMANELLRFEDGTLGLAQNLDTREIGVVVLGDFAGIAEGQQVHRTGEILSVPVGDNFLGRVVDPLGQPMDDLGEIEAEGRRALELQAPGVTQRQSVTEPLQTGMKAIDAMIPIGRGQRQLIIGDRQTGKTALAVDTIINQKANWASGDTKKQVRCVYVAIGQKASTIAAVRQTLADNGALEYTTIIASPASDPAGFKYLAPYTGSAIGQHWMYAGKHVLIVXDDLSKQAEAYRAVSLLLRRPPGREAYXGDVFYLHSRLLERCAKLSDELGAGSMTGLPIIETKANDVSAYIPTNVISITDGQIFLQSDLFNANQRPAVDVGVSVSRVGGAAQVKAMKKVSGTLKLELAQYRDMAAFAMFASDLDAASKQQLTRGARLMELLKQGQYAPFPVENQVVSIWMGTNGYLDNVPVEDVRRFETEFLEHLRLRTSVLTTLAQTNLLEPSTVDALKSNIVDFKKGFFGXGDSKLVGAGHEQFDALSAQDVDQEKIVKQKR encoded by the coding sequence ATGGCCGACTTGACCATCAATGCCGACGACGTCCGCAATGCCTTGAATGAGTTCGCAGCGTCCTATGAACCGGGCAACGCAGAGCGCGTCGAGGTTGGCCGCGTCACCACCGCAAGTGACGGCATTGCCAAGGTAGAGGGACTTCCCTCTGTCATGGCCAACGAGCTTCTTCGTTTCGAAGACGGCACACTGGGCTTGGCCCAGAACTTGGACACTCGCGAGATCGGTGTTGTTGTCCTTGGCGACTTCGCTGGTATCGCTGAGGGCCAGCAGGTTCACCGCACAGGGGAAATCCTCTCCGTTCCGGTGGGCGATAACTTCTTGGGCCGTGTGGTTGATCCTTTGGGTCAGCCGATGGATGACCTGGGTGAAATTGAAGCTGAAGGCCGCCGTGCCTTGGAGCTTCAGGCACCCGGTGTTACCCAGCGCCAGTCGGTGACCGAACCGCTGCAGACCGGTATGAAGGCTATCGACGCCATGATTCCGATCGGCCGTGGCCAGCGTCAGCTGATCATTGGTGACCGCCAGACGGGTAAGACGGCTCTTGCCGTTGACACCATCATCAACCAGAAGGCCAACTGGGCTTCAGGGGATACCAAGAAGCAGGTTCGCTGCGTTTACGTAGCTATTGGGCAGAAAGCTTCCACCATTGCTGCTGTTCGCCAGACTCTGGCTGACAACGGTGCCTTGGAATACACCACGATCATTGCTTCACCGGCCTCTGACCCGGCTGGTTTCAAGTACTTGGCTCCTTACACCGGTTCGGCCATTGGCCAGCACTGGATGTACGCTGGCAAGCACGTTTTGATCGTTNTTGATGATCTGTCCAAGCAGGCTGAGGCCTACCGTGCCGTTTCACTGTTGCTGCGTCGCCCGCCGGGCCGCGAGGCATACNCCGGTGATGTGTTCTACCTGCACTCGCGCCTCTTGGAACGTTGTGCCAAGCTCTCTGACGAGCTCGGTGCAGGGTCAATGACCGGGCTGCCGATCATTGAAACCAAGGCCAATGACGTTTCGGCATACATTCCGACGAACGTTATTTCCATCACTGACGGCCAGATCTTCCTTCAGTCTGATCTCTTCAACGCCAACCAGCGTCCCGCAGTGGACGTAGGTGTCTCTGTCTCCCGCGTTGGTGGTGCTGCACAGGTCAAGGCCATGAAGAAGGTTTCAGGTACTCTGAAGCTGGAACTGGCTCAGTACCGTGACATGGCGGCATTTGCCATGTTTGCCTCCGATTTGGATGCCGCTTCCAAGCAGCAGCTGACCCGTGGTGCACGCTTGATGGAACTGCTCAAGCAGGGACAGTACGCTCCGTTCCCGGTCGAAAACCAGGTTGTTTCAATCTGGATGGGCACCAACGGCTACTTGGACAACGTCCCGGTGGAAGATGTACGCCGCTTCGAGACTGAATTCCTCGAGCACTTGCGTCTACGCACGTCGGTTTTGACCACGTTGGCACAAACCAACCTGCTCGAGCCTTCGACAGTTGACGCGCTCAAGTCCAACATTGTTGACTTCAAGAAGGGCTTCTTCGGGNAGGGCGACAGCAAACTAGTTGGCGCCGGCCACGAGCAGTTCGATGCGCTTTCCGCGCAGGATGTCGACCAGGAAAAGATCGTTAAGCAGAAACGCTGA
- a CDS encoding F0F1 ATP synthase subunit delta, protein MTGVSSKSLAAALESLEPKLATASIALAQDLFEILGILDSNAGLRRALTDPTRESADKATLVTKLIAGKISAEAQNVFXELVAARWSSARDLGDALEVLAATSAIAVAEGQGGGSASLDQLEEELFEFIRVVGSSHDLQRAFDDTQANDAAKSALALKVVPNAGAVSALLIRQAVTAXRGLKPTALVQRFVELVAKRQQRWIAYVSVTRDLSAEQLSRLQAGLNNLYGRDLKINVTIDPTLVGGIKVVVGAEVVDATAATRLAELRRRLAV, encoded by the coding sequence ATGACAGGTGTATCGAGCAAGTCATTGGCAGCGGCACTTGAGTCGTTGGAACCCAAGCTTGCCACTGCGTCTATCGCATTGGCTCAGGACCTCTTTGAAATCTTGGGGATCCTGGACAGCAACGCCGGCCTGCGCCGCGCCTTGACTGATCCCACTCGCGAGAGTGCGGACAAGGCAACGCTGGTCACCAAGCTCATTGCAGGGAAGATCAGCGCCGAAGCACAGAACGTGTTTNTGGAACTGGTTGCCGCACGCTGGAGCTCGGCTCGTGACCTGGGCGATGCACTGGAAGTCTTGGCTGCAACATCGGCGATCGCGGTTGCTGAAGGTCAAGGTGGCGGTTCTGCCAGCCTGGATCAGCTTGAAGAAGAACTCTTCGAGTTCATCCGAGTTGTTGGCTCCAGTCACGATCTGCAGCGCGCATTTGATGACACACAGGCAAACGATGCGGCTAAGAGTGCTTTGGCGCTCAAGGTTGTACCCAACGCCGGTGCGGTCTCAGCGCTGTTGATCCGCCAGGCCGTAACCGCCNCCCGCGGGCTCAAGCCCACGGCCTTGGTGCAACGGTTCGTGGAATTGGTTGCCAAACGTCAGCAGCGGTGGATTGCCTACGTCAGTGTCACTCGTGACCTGAGCGCAGAGCAACTCAGCCGACTGCAGGCCGGCTTGAACAATCTCTATGGTCGCGATTTGAAGATCAATGTCACTATCGATCCGACATTAGTCGGCGGAATCAAGGTTGTTGTAGGGGCTGAGGTTGTTGACGCAACCGCTGCCACGCGACTGGCCGAGCTTCGCCGCCGGTTGGCAGTGTAG